From the genome of Trypanosoma brucei brucei TREU927 chromosome 11 chr11_scaffold01 genomic scaffold, whole genome shotgun sequence:
TGCCTTGCTGTTGGAGAGGCGCGATTTGGCCTTTGCTCGCTTTAATTCATTTTTACAGTTAGCGCGAGAGAAATTCGCTGAAGATGGTGAATCTACCAAGGTCACTAACTCCTTGCAAATTGTTTTCCTGCTTCGTTTTGCTATAACTGCGATGCAAACGAACTGGGCTCATAATGGGGCGTTGGATGACCATTCTGAAGCAAGATGTGATGGATCAGAAGCATCGTTAAGCGAACGCCAGCAGTCGCATGAGTCTTCGCAACGGAATCAACCGCACCCACAGCAGGCGCAATCGGTGACTGATATGAGCTCGCCTCTGAGAAGTGGTGATCAACCCCACGACTCTATTAGTGTGTCGGTGTTTTCCGGCAACAGCTCTATGTCGATGCCTTGGCCAGATGCCGAGGTGGAATTAGGCAAAGAGGTGATTCACGAAACCGTTGATGTTGATCAGTCGCCAGACACCACCAAACGACTGAAAGAACTATGCAGAATGCTTAAACTAGAGTGGGTTGAAAAAAGCGTGGAAAGTGGTGGCGATAAGTTGTTCGTTCAGTTGGCAGATGAGGTATTGGAGCTAGTTTCTGATGCAGGTGCTCTTCTCGGCTATAGTGAAACCGGTGAAGTGGTGAAGGAAAGTGCAGTCGCAACATTTGGGGTTCCAGAGGTAGATTCCGTTGATgcctttgtttcgttttaccGAGCGCTCACTGAAGCAGTAGCGCTCTACTACCGCCTTCTCAACTATCGGCACCGCGAACACGCACTCCTTTACAAATTAGCATGTTCGTTTTCCGTAAAAGAACCCGAAAAAACAGTGAGGCTATGCCAGATTTGCCTCCTTCCATTTGTACAACAGTGTGGATGGCTCCAACTCCAGGTAATCATTCACCGCCTTTTGGTGGAGGCCATGGAACGTGTCATATGCCAACGCAAAGATCAGCAGCGGTTCGTACTTGAAGAAGATGTCACTTCAATGAAGGAGTCACTGTTGCGTCTCATCGCCGCgtgtggagaaaatgaacCGTTAAAACGGGAGATTGAGATGCTGGGGGGAAAAGGGTTGAATGCAGGGTCACTGTGGTGTCGCTTGCGGCGCTTCATGAGGGACGAGGGTTCGTTCCGTTTTTCACTtacagaagaaaatggaCCGAAGCAGGTATACGATGATGAAGGGGGTTCTGATGAGAATGCCGTTGGTTTATCGTGCTTCAAACTAACTGGTTTATTAAAATACGCACAAGCCACTTGTCTGCGTAACAAGCCTATATTGGGTGATGCGAGTGAGTTTGGACTACTTGTCGCATCAAATGGTGGTGGCGACGACGGTAGTAGGGGATCATCTATTGGGCTGCAAGTTAACATTGGTGATACACTATATCTGTGCTTTGAGGCGCGTTGTCTGTTCAACATCCTTGAgtgtgatgatgaggaagagCAATCACAGGGACCCCATATGACTGAATCTCTCGTTCCCAGCGCTACGCTGGTGTCGAAGAAAGATTgggacgatgatgatgaaacaATCCATATCGTGGACGTTGTGGACATTATATCCACTTACTATTCGGAACAGAACCAAAAAGTACAGTGGGTGTGGGAATTTAGGGCCTGTCACGCGGGTAATTACCGTCTTCATGATATAACGTTCCAGGTAGGTGTGACAAAACTTGTGTACGAGCATAACGTAattccccctcttccttctgtAGAGATGTTTACCCCTACCGAAACTACAGGCTCTCCCTTGAACAGCTTCCGTTGTGACTTCGATAAGGCGGAAACTGTGGCTTTGGGATGTCTTTTTACAGTTCCAGAACCGGATTTGGGTATTAAGATGCAATTGGCACCCGTAGGGGAGCCGCATTGCTTTGGCGATTCGCTAACCTTCTTTGACGTCCAAATTGATCTGGAGGAGCCATTGCTTTGTATGAGGAGCACACCCGCTTCAACTGTGGACACAGCAGGTATcgggggaggaaaagataGTCACACAACCGTTAACTCAATTGGTGTCGTGGGAAATACGTGTAGGTTTGAGTCCCTTAGTTTGCAAGTGCCTGCATCTCTCGGTGTAAGAACGTTGACAGATGGCGGAACTTGTACGATGTTGTCATTGGATTGTCGCTCTACGCTAAATGACACGGCAACGTCTACAACGATGTCTGTGCAACATGACTCGTCGACACTGGCCTGCCTCTTCCTGACGCGGCCGAAGAATTGTCCACCCTTGCGACTGTCAAATCAATGCACCTCTGTTTTACAGGGTTTGACCCGTAGTGGAAGGGGTAACTCTGCGCCGCTCGTGAATGACGTGATCGCGTGGCTTGTGGAAGGTGATGGGCAGAGGGACAGTTCGCTCCTTATTGTCCGTGTCAAGCACATCACTGGTGCTTTTACCACTGTTCCCATTAACGAGAGTTTTGTCATGTCACAACTCCCACCCGTTGTCACACGTGACGGAGAGAACAGTACCGATGGTgagaccacaaaaaaaattgataGGATTGCGCAAGATGTACTTCCTGTACACTTGGATGGTAGCATTTGGCCACACCGAAAGCAGCAAAGTTGCTTCCGTATTTGTCTAGATGACCatgatgaggaaaaaattgACATGCAAAAGCAAAGTAAAGCAGTGGGGGACAGTAACAAAAGTGGTGAGGGGCTGCCGATACAAACCAACCAGCTGCGCTTGTCGCTACCTTTGCTTCCCTTATATACGACACTGTCCGAAGAACGTGCGCATCTGTCCATCTGTCGCGAGGGTCATATGGACCCCAGTGGCGGCGACAACCGTGTCAGCGTTCCCATTCCCTACAAAATGACAGCAGCTTTCGCTGTGCAATACTCTTTCAAGTGCCATCAAGGTCGCGTTTACTGTCTTGTGCGAGCGAAAAATGTGATGAAGGGAACATCGCTTTGGCTTCGCGGCGCGCTACTTGAGTTAGTGGATGGGGATCGGTATTATGAACTGTCCCGCGTGTCGTCTGCTCTGGATCACTTGATGTTACGTGAGTGGAAGCCGGAGGAGTCGGTTCACTTGTTCTTCGAACTTGCACCTTCGTCCAATGCGCCACCGCAGGTGGATGAGAGACGCCACAGTGTAAGGGTGCAGTTAATTTATTCCAATTGGTCTGTAACGGAGAGGCTGAAACCCATGGAAGAGTATATCCTACGACCAATCCGATCTTCTGGCACCAAATTACCTTCCCCTATGGCGGAAACTGCCCATTTTTCCGGTGTGATGAAGAGCAGTAGCAACTGGATGGAGCACACTAACGATACTCCACTGAGTCCCGCTTCGACAGAAACTCTGGAAGCGGAGATAGGAGATGAACCGGAGGTAAATGCGGAGGTGGTGCGGGTTCAGTACGATATTTCTCATTTAGAAAAGTTGTACAGTTCGTGTAACACATTTAACGGTCCTCTGGCGAGTTTTACATCCAAGCATTCATGCCTCTTCAACGTTGATATTACCGCACAACCTCTCACGTGGAGTTCGGCGGGCCCAAACAAGACACCCAAGTCGATTTCTCTGGAGGCAAACAGATCCTCTCTCGGATGCACGATTGAGTTTACTGACGGGCCCGGCGCCAGGTATCTACCGGGTGATTGTGTTTTCCCCGTTGGTGAGCCCGTTCAATTCACCGTTACATTAGATCCTCTTGCACACAACTGGCCGGAGGACAGTGCgagtgaagaggagttcATCGTCTGTCTAAAGGTTGACCCCGCATTTTGGTTTGCGGTTGGTAAACAAAGGTTGCGGTGCAGGCTGTCCATGATGGAGGAAACGGTTCTTCGCTTCACGGCGATACCTCTACCACCGGGGGAAGAAGGCACGCACCGTGCAGTGTCGGTCGATTATCCCCTCCATCAATATCAAGTGATTGGAAATATCCGAAAGAAGGGCAGTGATGAGAGGGTTGAAGGCGAATTCAATGTTCCCACACCAACAGTTGAACTCCACTCGATACCGCGTCAAAGTGTAAGTGAAACCGACGGAGCGaaacaaggggaaaatgtggCTATTGAAGTGGTTCAGTTCAGTGCGCTCATGCGAatacgacaacaacaatgaatGGACATACGGTATGAGTGGGATCGGTGCTGAAGAAATAGTTAACGTGGGCGATATTTCGAACGTGGTGCTGTTGCGTAAGAAGCGGTTGTAATGGCTACTGAGACTCACTAACCATAAAACGCTaagctttgcttttttttttgccctatTTTGTCGTTACATCGGTGTGATgctctaaaaagaaaaagaggattgCAGCTGCCTAATACTGGTGATGGGCATATACTCACATGTCGTTTTCACACATGTCATCTTTGATATACCTCACTGTTCTTTCGTTTTCCTACTTCCTTTACCGCCAAAACTACTGCTGAGTGTACTGTTAATGCCTCTTTTCGTTATTCCTAGTGGCTCCCCTCCCGTCTCGTTTATACCATTTACAAAATGTTTGCAGTCGCAGAGTTCTGCActtaaacaaaaatatatatatatatatagtttgGTGGGAATACGTGCTTTTCCCTTTGCCTTTACATACTCTTTACATTTAGTGGGTTTGATCATTGTATTCACAACCGTGTGTTGTCTGTTGTCGTCatccacaagaaaaaaatattgctAATATCGGTACAACTTAGGGTACTGGTAATGTTTTTTGTGACGTCAATAGTTCGCATGACAGTTCATGCACCCCGAGGTATCCCGTTTCAAATAACCACGGGGGACGCTGTCAAAtctgtacaaaaaaaataccacaAGCCTTTTTTTGGCGTCAGCATGGAATACTTGCAGTTAGGGCCACCTTCAGCAGAGTTTCTCCCCTTTTACTTCTGTGAAGGAAGTATAAAAGGTACCTTTCGTGGTGTTGTGAGCTACAGAGACGCAGAAGGCGGTGCTAAAAACAATGCAGGAATATCCGGTAATAGTGGAATGAGACAGGTAGTAACGGCGCCACAGCCCTTACAAAGTTCCTTTGGTCCGCACCAAACACAGATTTATGCCGGGTATAAATATAATTTACATTATGTTCAGGGTGTTTTGTGTAGTGAAACAAATCCTCTGCAGCTCCGTAACATGTCTTCTGTGAATGTAGAAGGAGCTACTATAAATCTTTTTGAGCAGTCCACCCGAACGCTCAGGGTTTTTGTAGAACAAGAGGTGCGGAGGCAGGCGACAGAAACCGCATGCGCCATGATTAGTTCATATCATCCCAGTGCTTCAAACATTGTTGTAGAATTTATTGAGTTAAACATACATATCGACGACGTAATACCAGTTTTCATGCCGTGTTATGTGGTGAAGGCTTGTTATGACCAACAAGAGTATACGTTGTACGTTAACGGTGCCAGCGGACAAGTGACCGGACCTTTTTTAATAAACTCACTTTACGCAGGCCGTACGGCTGCAGTAGCCACAGCTCTTGTTACGTTGTGTCTAGCACCTAATAAGGGGGCGGGCTTCATTATGGGCTCTTTATTTGCTGTTCCCATGTATTACATCGCCTTCTACGCGGCGAGGTACTTTCCATTGTTGCGGCGTGACTACTCACGTAAACGACGGCAGAAACTGCGCGAGAAACATGAGAGTGACGACCGCAGTGGCTTTCGACCGGATATGAGTTCGAAACGTATCGATGAAGAATACAGTCGTTCATCTTACTGGGACACGCACGCTTATGAACAAAAATGGAGTCGAAAACAGGGGACTGTGAGAGATCCCCGCGGCTATTACGGGGCTCTTGGACTTAACGGAGGTGAATCGGTAAACGAAATCCGCTCAGCATACCGCAAGATTGTGCTCACTGAACACCCAGACACCGGGGGTTCCACGGAGCGTATGACGAAAGTAAATGAGGCTTACCGTGTGTTACGTGACCCTAAAAAGCGGGAGGAGTACGATAGATCAGGGTGCTACACATAATCTACCACTAGAGTCGAtgaaccttttttttttctgttgctgttatGAAACTCCGGCAAATGTgcacctccttttctctcggtCGTTCTCCCACATGAGTGTATGCATAGGCCAGGAGACtttctatttattattattttttttgttcatttgcCAGCTTACAAGGAGAAGCGGGGCTCCGTGTGTTGACGCCGCAAATGGTGAACAAGAAGCATGCCTGTATCTCACAACTACGATGCCAGACCAATTGTTTCCACTATGAGtgtgttttcctttaattTTCGATGCCACTCCCTTTGGGTGGCAGCCGTGCGTTTTCAGACGCTGGTATACGTAAGAGGAACGACTTCTGTTTGATATGTTGTACCATCGATACCTCACTATTAAAGGGTGTGACATAACGGGAAGGGACTATGACATTCCTTACCTTCGGTACTCCcgagcagtttttttttaatcatcaATGAATAGTATggttatatacatatattctGTGTGATTTCACGGCTGTATgtacgtgcgtgtgtgcatgtgtacaTGGTCGCTCAACCTTTACAacacttttttgttactttctCGGTAGCGGTCGCTTGGTGTTTCAACTTGATATTGAATTATCGTACGGCAAAGGTATGCAAAACGTTTTGTCAGTGttagtttatttttccttttcccccctcgaCCGCCTTACTTTAACATCGAAAGGGGTAAATAGtagtcgttttttttttttaagaaagTTACAGTAAAGACTAACAAGAACAAAAGGttaagggaagggaaagggtcGTTATGATGAATCGTAACGAGAACTCTGGCTGCAAGGCACTTTGGTCGAACACGCGCTTGGAGTGGTGTTATTGGTGTCATCTAATTCGGAGTTCCAAATGCAGCTTTGCCCTCTTTTTCGCCGTACTATGTGTTCTGGCCATCATTGTGGGAAATACTATTTTACTTCTAGGTGTAAACTTTTGGTTGGATTTAATGGTAAAGGAATCCACTGAGGGTTTCACTCCAATTGCTGTTCAGGtaattgtttgtttatttcttgttttatgCTTTGGTGTCCTCATTATAGTTTATATTGCGGTGTACGGTATAA
Proteins encoded in this window:
- a CDS encoding chaperone protein DnaJ; this encodes MFFVTSIVRMTVHAPRGIPFQITTGDAVKSVQKKYHKPFFGVSMEYLQLGPPSAEFLPFYFCEGSIKGTFRGVVSYRDAEGGAKNNAGISGNSGMRQVVTAPQPLQSSFGPHQTQIYAGYKYNLHYVQGVLCSETNPLQLRNMSSVNVEGATINLFEQSTRTLRVFVEQEVRRQATETACAMISSYHPSASNIVVEFIELNIHIDDVIPVFMPCYVVKACYDQQEYTLYVNGASGQVTGPFLINSLYAGRTAAVATALVTLCLAPNKGAGFIMGSLFAVPMYYIAFYAARYFPLLRRDYSRKRRQKLREKHESDDRSGFRPDMSSKRIDEEYSRSSYWDTHAYEQKWSRKQGTVRDPRGYYGALGLNGGESVNEIRSAYRKIVLTEHPDTGGSTERMTKVNEAYRVLRDPKKREEYDRSGCYT